The genomic stretch GAGGGTTCTCGGCCTGTGTTGTTCACATCCCGATGCCTAAACCGATCGATTTGTCATTACAAGCGCTTGACTTGGTGTTGCCATTGGGGTTGACTTGGTTCGACGACGGCGATGACGCTGCCGCGACCCCCGAGAAGGAGCCTGAAGTTCATGACTGACATCGAGTACACGCCAGGACCTCTCCTGGACGCCGCCCGCAACACCCCGACGGCGCTCTGGAACGATTCCTCCGATCTGGACGAGCTACGCCAGTCCATCTCGTACGGCGGCGTCGGCGCCACCTGCAACCCGGTCATCGCCTACACCACCATCAAGAAGCACCTCGATGTGTGGGCGCCGCGCATCCAGGCCATCGCCGACGCGAACCCCACCTGGGGCGAGTCCGAGATCGGCTGGAAGGCCGTCAAGGACATGTCGCAGGAAGCCGCGAAGCTCCTGGAGCCCATCTTCGACGAGCACAAGGGACGCAACGGTCGCCTGTCGGTGCAGACCGACCCGCGTTTCCACCGCGACGCCAAGAAACTCGCCGACCAGGCCGAGGAGTTCCACAACCTGGCCCGCAACATCGTGGTGAAGATCCCCGCCACCAAGACCGGCCTCGAGGCCATCGAGGACGCCACCTCCCGCGGCGTCTCGATCAACGTCACCGTGTCCTTCTCCGTGCCGCAGGCCGTGCAGGCCGCCGAGGCCATCGAACGCGGCCTGAAGGCCCGCGAGGCCGCCGGGCACGACACCTCCGAGATGGGGCCGGTCGTCACGATCATGGTGGGTCGTCTCGACGACTGGCTGAAACACGTCGTCGCCCGCGACGGCATCTTCATCGACCCGTCGGCCCTCGACTGGGCGGGCATCGCCGCCATGAAGCGCGCCTACCAGATCTTCCAGGAGCGCGGCTACCGCGCCCGCGTGCTCGCAGCCGCTTTCCGCAACGTCAATCAGTGGGCCGAGTTCGTCGGCGGCGACGTGGTGGTCTCCCCACCCTTCAAGTGGCAGAAGATCATCGCCGACTCCGACTACACCACCCGCGAACGCATCGCCGACCCCGTCGACCCGCACTACATCGCCGAGCTGGAACGCATCCCGGACTTCGTCCGCGCCTACGAGCCCGACGGCATGACCATCGAGGAGTTCGAGGAGTTCGGCCCCACCCGCAAGACGCTGCGCCAGTTCCTGGCCGCCGACGCGGACCTCGACGCCCTGGTGCGCGACATCATCGTCCCCGCGCCCTGACCCGGTCCCCGAGACAATCCGGTTTGCTGGCCTTGTACCCGGTTTGCTGGACCTGTTGCTGTTT from Arachnia propionica encodes the following:
- a CDS encoding transaldolase family protein, which produces MTDIEYTPGPLLDAARNTPTALWNDSSDLDELRQSISYGGVGATCNPVIAYTTIKKHLDVWAPRIQAIADANPTWGESEIGWKAVKDMSQEAAKLLEPIFDEHKGRNGRLSVQTDPRFHRDAKKLADQAEEFHNLARNIVVKIPATKTGLEAIEDATSRGVSINVTVSFSVPQAVQAAEAIERGLKAREAAGHDTSEMGPVVTIMVGRLDDWLKHVVARDGIFIDPSALDWAGIAAMKRAYQIFQERGYRARVLAAAFRNVNQWAEFVGGDVVVSPPFKWQKIIADSDYTTRERIADPVDPHYIAELERIPDFVRAYEPDGMTIEEFEEFGPTRKTLRQFLAADADLDALVRDIIVPAP